A genome region from Neofelis nebulosa isolate mNeoNeb1 chromosome 14, mNeoNeb1.pri, whole genome shotgun sequence includes the following:
- the RAD21 gene encoding double-strand-break repair protein rad21 homolog: MFYAHFVLSKRGPLAKIWLAAHWDKKLTKAHVFECNLESSVESIISPKVKMALRTSGHLLLGVVRIYHRKAKYLLADCNEAFIKIKMAFRPGVVDLPEENREAAYNAITLPEEFHDFDQPLPDLDDIDVAQQFSLNQSRVEEITMREEVGNISILQENDFGDFGMDDREIMREGSAFEDDDMLVSTSASNLLLEPEQSTSNLNEKINHLEYEDQYKDDNFGEGNDGGILDDKLISNNDGGIFDDPPALSEAGVMLPEQPAHDDMDEDDNVSMGGPDSPDSVDPVEPMPTMTDQTTLVPNEEEAFALEPIDITVKETKAKRKRKLIVDSVKELDSKTIRAQLSDYSDIVTTLDLAPPTKKLMMWKETGGVEKLFSLPAQPLWNNRLLKLFTRCLTPLVPEDLRKRRKGGEADNLDEFLKEFENPEVPREDQQQQHQQRDVIDEPILEEPSRLQESVMETSRTNLDDSAMPPPPPQGVKRKAGQIDPEPVIPPQQVEQVEIPPVELPPEEPPNICQLIPELELLPEKEKEKEKEKEDDEEEEDEDASGGDQDQEERRWNKRTQQMLHGLQRALAKTGAESISLLELCRNTNRKQAAAKFYSFLVLKKQQAIELTQEEPYSDIIATPGPRFHII, translated from the exons ATGTTCTACGCACATTTTGTCCTTAGTAAGAGAGGGCCTCTGGCCAAAATTTGGCTAGCGGCCCATTGGGATAAGAAGCTAACCAAAGCCCATGTGTTTGAGTGTAATTTAGAGAGCAGTGTGGAGAGTATCATCTCACCAAAG GTGAAGATGGCGCTCCGAACATCAGGACATCTCTTACTGGGAGTAGTTCGAATCTATCACAGAAAAGCCAAATATCTCCTTGCAGACTGTAATGAAGCATTCATTAAGATAAAGATGGCTTTTCGGCCAG GTGTTGTTGACCTACCTGAAGAAAATCGAGAAGCTGCTTACAATGCTATTACCTTACCTGAAGAATTTCATGACTTTGATCAGCCACTGCCTGACTTAGA TGACATAGATGTGGCCCAGCAGTTCAGCCTGAACCAGAGTAGAGTGGAAGAAATAACCATGAGAGAAGAAGTTGGGAACATCAGTATTCTACAAGAAAATGATTTTG GCGACTTTGGAATGGATGATCGTGAGATAATGAGAGAAGGCAGCGCTTTTGAGGATGACGACATGTTAGTGAGCACTAGCGCCTCTAACCTCCTGTTAGAGCCTGAACAGAGCACCAGCAATCTGAATGAGAAAATTAACCATTTAGAATATGAAGACCAATATAAGGATGACAATTTTGGAGAAGGAAATGATGGTGGTATATTAG ATGACAAACTTATAAGTAATAATGATGGTGGTATCTTTGACGATCCCCCTGCCCTGTCTGAGGCAGGTGTGATGTTGCCAGAACAGCCTGCACATGATGATATGGATGAGGATGATAACGTATCAA tgGGTGGGCCTGATAGTCCTGATTCGGTGGATCCTGTTGAACCAATGCCAACTATGACTGATCAGACAACACTTGTTCCAAATGAGGAAGAAGCCTTTGCTTTGGAACCTATTGATATCACTG tcaaagaaacaaaagccaagaggaagaggaagctgaTTGTTGATAGTGTCAAAGAGTTGGATAGTAAGACCATTAGAGCCCAGCTCAGTGATTATTCTGATATTGTCACTACTTTGGATCTGGCACCACCCACCAAGAAATTGATGATGTGGAAAGAAACAGGGGGAGTGGAAAAACTCTTCTCCTTACCTGCTCAGCCTTTATGGAATAACAGACTACTGAAG ctcTTTACACGCTGTCTTACACCACTAGTACCAGAAGATCttagaaaaaggaggaaaggaggagaggctgATAATTTGGATGAATTCCTCAAAGAATTTGAAAATCCAGAGGTTCCCAGAgaggaccagcagcagcagcaccagcagcGTGATGTTATCG ATGAGCCCATTTTGGAAGAACCAAGCCGCCTCCAGGAGTCCGTGATGGAGACCAGCAGGACAAACTTGGATGACTCAGCCatgcccccaccacctccccaggGAGTGAAGCGAAAAGCAGGACAAATTGACCCAGAGCCTGTGATCCCT CCCCAGCAGGTAGAGCAGGTGGAAATCCCCCCTGTAGAGCTGCCCCCAGAAGAGCCTCCAAATATCTGTCAGTTAATTCCAGAGTTAGAACTTCTAccggagaaagagaaggagaaagagaaggagaaggaagatgatgaggaagaggag GATGAAGATGCTTCTGGAGGTGATCAGgatcaagaagaaagaagatggaaTAAAAGGACTCAGCAGATGCTTCATGGTCTTCAG cgAGCTCTTGCTAAAACTGGAGCTGAATCTATCAGTTTGCTTGAGTTATGTCGAAACACAAACAGAAAGCAAGCTGCAGCAAAATTCTACAGTTTTTTGGTTCTTAAAAAGCAACAAGCTATCGAGCTGACACAGGAAGAACCATACAGTGACATCATTGCAACACCTGGACCAAGGTTCCACATTATTTGA